The segment TCTCGGCGAAGGCCGGCGAGCGCCGCCGCGAGCTGGCGGAGCTCGCCCCGCGCGCCGAGACGCTCGTCTTCCACGAGGCGCCGCACCGCCTGGCGGAGTTTCTGCGCGACGCCGCGGCGGTCCTCGGCGACCGCCCCGCGACGCTCTGCCGCGAGCTGACGAAGCTCCACGAGGAGATCGTCTCGGCGACGCTCGGCGAGCTCGCGGCCATGATCGAGGCGCGCGGCGAAGTCCTCGGCGAGATCGTCGTCGTCGTCGCCGGCGCGGCCGAAGGCGCCGCCGCGGCCCCCGCGCCGCGCCGCGCCGATCCCGAGACCGAGGCCCGCTGGAAGAACGCGCTGGAGAGCGAAGACGGCGACGAGCGCCGCGCCCTCCGCCGCTACGCCCGCGACCTCGACCTTCCCCGCGCCGAAGCCCGCCGCCGCCTCCAGCTCGCCGGCCTCGTGGACTGACGTCCGCCGATCCCGCGACGAAGCCCCGCGACGGACGCCGGCAGCGCGGA is part of the bacterium genome and harbors:
- the rsmI gene encoding 16S rRNA (cytidine(1402)-2'-O)-methyltransferase; its protein translation is MADVVPGTLFVVATPLGNLDDVTDRAARTLRAVDLIAAEDTRRTAHLLNHLGIAKPQVSCHKFNEAQVLERIVAELLAGKSVAQVTDGGTPAISDPGHRLVAAARAAGIAVSPIPGPSAVAAALSVAGFPADRFTFAGFLSAKAGERRRELAELAPRAETLVFHEAPHRLAEFLRDAAAVLGDRPATLCRELTKLHEEIVSATLGELAAMIEARGEVLGEIVVVVAGAAEGAAAAPAPRRADPETEARWKNALESEDGDERRALRRYARDLDLPRAEARRRLQLAGLVD